From one Dama dama isolate Ldn47 chromosome 32, ASM3311817v1, whole genome shotgun sequence genomic stretch:
- the RPL15 gene encoding large ribosomal subunit protein eL15: MGAYKYIQELWRKKQSDVMRFLLRVRCWQYRQLSALHRAPRPTRPDKARRLGYKAKQGYVIYRIRVRRGGRKRPVPKGATYGKPVHHGVNQLKFARSLQSVAEERAGRHCGALRVLNSYWVGEDSTYKFFEVILIDPFHKAIRRNPDTQWITKPVHKHREMRGLTSAGRKSRGLGKGHKFHHTIGGSRRAAWRRRNTLQLHRYR, encoded by the exons ATGGGCGCCTACAAGTACATCCAGGAGCTGTGGAGGAAGAAGCAGTCAGACGTGATGCGCTTCCTGCTGCGGGTGCGCTGCTGGCAGTACCGCCAGCTCTCGGCGCTGCACCGCGCCCCGCGCCCCACCAGGCCCGACAAGGCGCGCAGGCTGGGCTACAAGGCCAAGCAAG GCTATGTCATATACCGGATCCGTGTGCGCCGCGGGGGCCGCAAACGCCCCGTTCCTAAGGGTGCCACCTACGGCAAGCCTGTCCACCATGGTGTCAACCAGCTCAAGTTTGCTCGAAGCCTGCAGTCGGTTGCGGAG GAGCGCGCTGGCCGCCACTGTGGGGCCCTGAGGGTCCTGAATTCCTACTGGGTTGGTGAAGATTCTACATACAAATTCTTTGAGGTTATCCTCATTGATCCATTCCATAAAGCTATCAGAAGAAACCCTGACACCCAGTGGATCACCAAACCAGTCCACAAGCACAGGGAGATGCGGGGGCTGACGTCTGCAGGCAGAAAGAGCCGCGGCCTGGGCAAGGGCCACAAGTTCCACCACACTATCGGTGGCTCTCGTCGTGCAGCTTGGAGAAGGCGCAATACTCTCCAGCTCCACCGCTACCGCTAA